The Lycium barbarum isolate Lr01 chromosome 12, ASM1917538v2, whole genome shotgun sequence genome includes a region encoding these proteins:
- the LOC132621517 gene encoding cold shock domain-containing protein 3-like — translation MAVETSRMTGTVSKFNNQKGYGFIKPDDGSEDLFVHQSEIKSDGYRSLYEGQKVEFNMTVKGDKYQAIDVTGPHGAPLNNGKGNSNTRGSDGGYGYRRNGNGGVCYNCGRTGHLARDCDRSGVGGGRSGCYNCGVAGHLARDCDRSGGVAVGGGGGGCYTCGGYGHMARECPSSGRLGGRGGGACYTCGVQGHLARDCPGEGGGGNYGRYGGGSGVGKCYNCGVAGHFARECTAQSVK, via the coding sequence ATGGCGGTGGAGACATCAAGAATGACTGGTACAGTTTCAAAGTTCAATAACCAAAAGGGTTACGGTTTCATCAAACCTGATGATGGTTCAGAAGATCTATTCGTTCATCAATCTGAGATCAAATCTGATGGCTATCGTTCTCTTTACGAAGGTCAAAAAGTGGAGTTTAACATGACTGTGAAGGGTGATAAGTATCAGGCTATTGATGTCACTGGACCCCATGGTGCTCCTCTCAATAATGGCAAGGGAAACAGTAACACACGTGGCAGTGATGGTGGTTATGGTTATAGAAGGAATGGCAATGGTGGTGTGTGTTATAATTGTGGGAGGACTGGACATTTAGCTAGGGACTGTGATCGTAGCGGTGTTGGTGGTGGAAGAAGTGGTTGTTATAACTGTGGTGTTGCTGGGCATTTAGCTAGGGATTGTGACCGTAGTGGTGGTGTTGCGGTTGGAGGAGGTGGTGGTGGTTGTTACACGTGTGGTGGGTATGGTCATATGGCTAGAGAATGTCCGAGTAGTGGACGTCTTGGTGGTCGTGGTGGCGGGGCTTGTTATACATGTGGGGTACAAGGACACTTGGCAAGAGATTGTCCCGGTGAAGGAGGTGGTGGTAATTATGGGAGATATGGTGGTGGTAGTGGAGTAGGCAAGTGTTACAACTGTGGGGTGGCGGGGCATTTTGCTAGGGAATGCACTGCTCAATCTGTGAAGTGA